A stretch of DNA from Aedes albopictus strain Foshan unplaced genomic scaffold, AalbF5 HiC_scaffold_838, whole genome shotgun sequence:
TGCCAGTAGCCTTTTCATAGAGGTGGCTCAGCAACAAAGCCGACGACAATTCAAGGCGCGGTATCGACTGTCTCTTCTTTTTGCGGGTCAGGTCTTCTAATGGCGCAACTCTGGACTTTGATGTAATCAGCCGAACGCTGATTTCTCCGCTATTCGACACACAGCGAAGATACAAACATGCACCATATGCTGCCTCCGATGCATCACAGAATCCATGTATTTCTACACTGAGTAGACCTTGAGTGTAACAGGTCCACCTTGGAATCTTGAGTGATTCGAGCGCGATAGTATTCCGACGAAACTCAAGCCAAtagttctggaattcttccggaagcggATCATCCCAATCGCAGCTTTGCTTCCATAACGACTGGAGGAATATTTTGGCTTGTACCACTACTGGGCCAATAAGACCAAGCGGGTCGAAGATCCGTGCAGCGTCAGAAAGCACGATTCGCTTGGTGATTGGAGTTTGAGGGTTCCACTGTGGCACAGCATATCGAAACATGTCGGTACCAGGTTCCCAAATGAGGCCGAGAGTTTTGACTGGTGATGACGACGAATCCAATTCCAGAGTAGCTCGTTCATctcgtagttcctcgggaatgctTGAAAGGATCTCGGCACAGTTGGAGCTCCATTTTCGTAGAGTGAAACCAGCGGAGTTCATGAGGTCCAAGATCTCAATTACTAGGGCCTTTCCTTCTTCTACGTCGTCTGTTCCCGTTAGAAGATCATCAACGTAAAATCCCTTCCGAATTGTGGTAGCTGCCTTTCCGTGCGTTGCTTCGGCATCTGCTGCCAACTGTTGAAGACACTTTGTTGCAAGGTACGGAGCAGAGCTAGTACCATACGTAACGGTAGTAAGCTGGTAGGCCTTCACAGGGTCGCTGGTCGAGCTTCGCCAAAGAATGCGCTGAAGAGGCTGATCGGCTTGACACACGTTGACCATGCGGTACATTTTTGCAATGTCCGCAACAACAACGAATCTGTGGAACCGGAACCGTAGGATAATCGACAACAAATCGTCCTGGACGACGGGTCCGACCATTAATCCATCGTTCAGTGACACTCCAGTAGACGTGCGGCATGAAGCGTCAAACACGACGCGCAGCTTCGTTGTCGTACTTTCCGGCTTCAAGACGGCGTGATGTGGCAAGTAGTACGATGGACGTTCGCAATTTTCAGCAGAGACTTCGCGCATGTGACCCATGGCCAAGTATTCTTGAATGAAATCGCAATACAAAGCCTTCAGCGTGTTGTTCATCTCGAAACGACGTTCCAGTCCGTAGAAGCGCCTAAGTGCAGTTGTTTTGGAGTCTCCTAGCTGATCGATGACATATTGCTTCTTGGGAAGCGTGACGACAAACCTTCCATCTTCATTTCGCACTGTAGTTCGCTGAAAAATCTCCTCACACGTTGATTCTTCGACGGAGAGTGTGCTCTTGTGGTAGCAGGACTCCAATTCCCAGAACTTGGTTAACAATTCTCGAAGATCCACCGTTGAACACAAGTAAGCCATTGCTCTCGAAACCTCCTCCACTTGGCCAGGAATACGACCAGAGACTACCCATCCAAAGACGGTTTCTTGAAAGGTGGGTCCATCATCCGACATTTTCTTGCGGCCTTCCTTCAGCAGATCGAAATAAAACTCGGCGCCAATGATCAAATCTACTGGCCCGGGCTCGTGAAATCCAGGATCCGCCAAAACAATGTTTTCAGGAACTAATAACGATCCAGCATCAACTCGATCAACAGGTAATGTAGCCGTGAGTTTGGGAAGAACGTGGAGCTGAACGGTTTCGGTATACGACGATATGCTGGGGAACCGTGGAGATATATCTGCTTCGACCATCTTCGACGACCGTACAACGGAGCCACCAATTCCAGAAACTGCGAGATGGCTGTCCGCTCCGGCCAACCTCAGACCTTGGCAGAACTTTGAAGTGGCGAAACAGTACTCTGAACAGGAGTCCAAAAGTGCTCTAGCAATTTTTGAGTTGCCATTTCGATCGGTTACTATCACCATAGCGGTAGACAGCAACACTTGCCGAGTGGGCGAGGGTGCGCTGGAGGGTAGTGAGTTTGTTTGCGTAACTAGTGTGCGATCTGTGGCGTGTGATGGGTGTGAATGTGGTTGATGCGAACTTGTACTGGCTATTGGGTGTGAGTTCGTGAGTGATCCAGGGTTTTGAGTGGGTATGGTCTGATTCTGAGCTTGTGTGTTCTGATTATTCGCTTTTTGTGGTCGGTTCTGTACAAGTGGGACGGAGGAACCGGTCGCTGCCGGCGGGGACGCTGCTCCGCTGTTGGTTGATCCGATGTGCAATAGGGTGTGGTGCCGTTGGTGACAATTCCGGCAAGTTCCGCTCGTACAGTATCGAACCATGTGAGACGACGAAAAACAGTTCAAGCACAATCCGCTCCGTTTCACCTTCTCGTAACGCTCTTGGACCTTCATCTTCAGGAACTTCTGGCATCTGAAAGCTGAATGCTGACTCTCCCCACAAAACGGACAATTTCTCGGAGATTGCGATGTGGCGTGACTAACCGTATATCTAGGCTTCTTAGACTCGATCTGCTGGCTCGGCTTCGACGACGACAAAGACTGCAGAACGGAGGCCTGCTTTCGCAAAAATTCCATCAAATCTTCGTAGCCAGGGACGTCTGTAGAAGAGTGATGCGACTCCCATTGACGAAGCGTGGTGGTGTCAAGCCTGGAGCACACCATGTAAGCCAATATTGTGCTCCACCCGGTCGTGTCTTCGCCGATTTTCGTCAACTGCTGCAGGTTTCTGTCGAATTCGTTGATAACGTGGCTTAACGCTTCATAACTTTCACGTTTCATTGATTCCACGCTGAACAAAGCATCAAGATGTGCCTTGACGATGAGCTTTTTGTTCTCATATCGCTCTTGGAGGCTGTCCCACGCTATAGGGTAGTTGGCAGCAGTCATCTCAATCGACGAAATTCCTTGCAACGCTTCACCGGTTAGGGACGAACGTAGATAGGAGAACTTATCCATTTCTGTCAACTGGTCATTCCGATGGATCAGACTCCTAAACATGTCATGGTATGTGACCCATTCACGGATGCGACCTCCAAAGCTAGGTAAACGGATTTCGGGAAGCTTCACTCTGGAAATCGCACTGGAAGCAGCGGGAGCTGCCTGCTGACCGGTCGCTGCAGGAGGATCTGCAGTAGCTGACAGTTTGCGCAGTTTGGCTTTCAGCTCGCAGTAGGTATCCTCAACCATTTCAACCAATTCGAAGCTCTCGGTCTGCCGCTTCTCTATAAGATCTGCTAGAGTATTGGCCTTCTCGTCTGGATCTTCCTTTGATTCGGACACTTGTTTTTCATCGGCTTCTTCCAAAAGAACATCGATTCTCCGGCGAACTACGTAGAACCGCTTCATAGCAATTTCCAGCATGTCTAGTCGGGCTTCCACTTGGTCAAGATGTTTCTCCGGCTTATATTTGGCAATGAACTTCCGCACTCCATCGACGGTGTTGCGAAGCTGCCGCTCCTGCTTCAGTAGATCCTTCAACTCGCTGGTCATTTTCACCCTTTTCTTCCGCTGCATTCACTAATTTTGCCAAATAAATGGAAACACTTTCACTGATGGGTAGTCGAGCACTATCAAGTCACTGGTACAATGTAATTGTTTGCAGGTGCAATCAACTACTAATTTAACACTGCACAAAACAGCTttttggaccactgtgcactagaAAATCAGCACTATTACTGCACACTCGAACATTCACCCGCGACTCGCGATTCAACTCGACGTCCCACGTATGACAGAAGACAGGCAGAGTAGATTGACTGCAGCGAGGGGAACCGACCAAGCGAACAACAAGCATAAGAAATTCCAGCGGAAATCAAGACCAACCGTCAATCGTAGAACCCAACTTAAGGACCAACTCTAAGTTCGCATGCAAAAGAAAGAAACCACCATTGATTTCATTCAACCACTATTCTTTATTGACCCATATCACAGGGCAGTGACCCTCATGCTTGGCGCCACCACATGCACACATGCAACACAGTACTTTCCTTTATCCTGGTTCTTAGGCCGTAAGCTCCGTCCCGATTCCGCTGGATGTCTCTCAGACTGGATGCTCTTCCGAAATCTGCAATCGGCTACTCGGTGTAATCCTGTCTTTTCCTAGATAATGACGAATGGCTGCGCTCCACTATTTCTTCGATGGCACCTCTCGCGAACAATCACTGCACAAACGAACCGCGATGGCGATGATGAACTTTTACGGCTATTTGTTTGCACTATTGTCCGCAGTTTTCTTGCTACTTCGCTATGGTCACCGGTCGacgaatccggctcgaaggaccaaatttaATGTTCGCGATCCGGACCGGCACACTCAGAAAACTTCGGACACTCGAAAAACTAAACTCGCGGCGTTCAAGTTTACTATTTATTGAAACGCGATTTAAATAAAACTAAACTTTATTGCTCGGTAGCCTTTGGTTCAAAGGGTCTATTCGATGCTATTTCGCGTGATCTTCGATTACAACTAACGACTGCCCCGATATCTACAGTGCTACCGAGGGTCAGTGGTGAATTTGGAACACGATCAGGAGCGATCGTTTCTATCGGCCTACCTGGTAACAGTGATAAAGATAGGAATCTAATTTGCGAATGATAAAGCGAGAACACTAATGATAAGAGATTGTGGAACTTATCTGTGCTGCCAGAAGGGCTGATATTACTGGGCCTTAacagctatagtacctcaaattcgccatatagttgattttcaaccttaaagatgcaaatcaacaagaaaaatttcgtgaacaaaagatcacgttcacaaaagatgattgcaatcattcaaacttcacaatttgctcaaattaaagcctgtatccgcaataatcgggacacagaagtacggctgtagctctgtaatgaatcggtaaaattggccaaatcattgaccgagaactctttggtgtttaTTTATTATGTGtgtcaaattttataaaaatcgatgcattacctacatttaactgtggatgaaaaacaaacagacgtggttttaagcattttgcacaatcatgaccaattttcattcgcataatagatggtttttTTTgcactacagttcaaagttctgtgatgataataatgaaatttcgttagcagttatgatgcttATAGaggcactttcttgcaaaatttcatcaactttaatcaattggtttgaaagttactggtgttgataggggcgagtgttagtgaaaaattttcgtgtttttcatgtgtgatgtttgcctatgcataacttttgaatttctctgccaattttcatgaaatttttacagaagataATTGATtacgtgtatattatgcctgcaaaatttgatgattattgatatagtactttcaatagtacaatcgaaacaataaagggtgctgactgattgctgtctgaggggctaaaatcacgttcagtcccaatacatgtttcagctataaaattgttgatagtgcatcgattttttttgaaattttgcctatgcaacaaatgtagattgaaaggtttgtgttcaaaatttcagccattttcttcgcCAATTTCATAAGTTACAGCGctggcaagcaaaactagggtctgtacaaaatttaatgcgcacattctactctttcatcgctacaacaaaaa
This window harbors:
- the LOC134284793 gene encoding uncharacterized protein LOC134284793 yields the protein MTSELKDLLKQERQLRNTVDGVRKFIAKYKPEKHLDQVEARLDMLEIAMKRFYVVRRRIDVLLEEADEKQVSESKEDPDEKANTLADLIEKRQTESFELVEMVEDTYCELKAKLRKLSATADPPAATGQQAAPAASSAISRVKLPEIRLPSFGGRIREWVTYHDMFRSLIHRNDQLTEMDKFSYLRSSLTGEALQGISSIEMTAANYPIAWDSLQERYENKKLIVKAHLDALFSVESMKRESYEALSHVINEFDRNLQQLTKIGEDTTGWSTILAYMVCSRLDTTTLRQWESHHSSTDVPGYEDLMEFLRKQASVLQSLSSSKPSQQIESKKPRYTVSHATSQSPRNCPFCGESQHSAFRCQKFLKMKVQERYEKVKRSGLCLNCFSSSHMVRYCTSGTCRNCHQRHHTLLHIGSTNSGAASPPAATGSSVPLVQNRPQKANNQNTQAQNQTIPTQNPGSLTNSHPIASTSSHQPHSHPSHATDRTLVTQTNSLPSSAPSPTRQVLLSTAMVIVTDRNGNSKIARALLDSCSEYCFATSKFCQGLRLAGADSHLAVSGIGGSVVRSSKMVEADISPRFPSISSYTETVQLHVLPKLTATLPVDRVDAGSLLVPENIVLADPGFHEPGPVDLIIGAEFYFDLLKEGRKKMSDDGPTFQETVFGWVVSGRIPGQVEEVSRAMAYLCSTVDLRELLTKFWELESCYHKSTLSVEESTCEEIFQRTTVRNEDGRFVVTLPKKQYVIDQLGDSKTTALRRFYGLERRFEMNNTLKALYCDFIQEYLAMGHMREVSAENCERPSYYLPHHAVLKPESTTTKLRVVFDASCRTSTGVSLNDGLMVGPVVQDDLLSIILRFRFHRFVVVADIAKMYRMVNVCQADQPLQRILWRSSTSDPVKAYQLTTVTYGTSSAPYLATKCLQQLAADAEATHGKAATTIRKGFYVDDLLTGTDDVEEGKALVIEILDLMNSAGFTLRKWSSNCAEILSSIPEELRDERATLELDSSSSPVKTLGLIWEPGTDMFRYAVPQWNPQTPITKRIVLSDAARIFDPLGLIGPVVVQAKIFLQSLWKQSCDWDDPLPEEFQNYWLEFRRNTIALESLKIPRWTCYTQGLLSVEIHGFCDASEAAYGACLYLRCVSNSGEISVRLITSKSRVAPLEDLTRKKKRQSIPRLELSSALLLSHLYEKATGSLQLPHQSFFWTDSMIVKCWLSSLPSRWQVFVGNRVSEIQHITKEGEWNHVAGVENPADILSRGTTAAQIQYQPSWFEGPIWLRQDRSTWPKPSSTQPPIDSALLEERSTISLPSRVTPPNELFSLRSSLTDLIRLVAWLRRFVHNSSPRNRSTRQEGRLSLRELDDSLTHLVRISQKESFPEEFADLTRSRQLKSSSKLSLLNPVVIDGTLRVGGRLANAPISEFRKHPMILHHQHPLAALVTRHYHLKLCHAGQQLLIASVREKFWPTNARNLARKICHQCVDCFRSKPKVQEQLMADLPAVRVNPSAVFWKVGVDLCGPFYIKYPIRRSPAVKSYVAIFVCLATKAVHMEIVADLSTQAFLSAFRRFVACRGKPHTVMCDNATNFVGANRELEDLRRQFLDQQFQRTITRSAEDDGIRFEFIPARSPNFGGLWEAAVKSFKGHFRTTIGTRQLSYDELNTIVQQVAAILNSRPLTPLSNDPDDFSALTPGHFLIGRPLTAVPEPDLQGIPENRLAVWQRSQEFVQRLWKTWKTHYLSDLHNRTKWTKQRDNVKIGTMVLVKEDNLPPQRWQLGRVVEIFPGSDGNVRVVTVRTKDGSFKRGISKICVLPIRDNASTSEEF